Proteins found in one Streptomyces sp. CB09001 genomic segment:
- the acs gene encoding acetate--CoA ligase — translation MSNESLANLLKEERRFAPPADLAANANVTAEAYEQAKADRLGFWAEQARRLTWAKEPTETLDWSNPPFAKWFEDGTLNVAYNCVDRHVEAGNGDRVAIHFEGESGDSRALTYAQLKDEVSKAANALLELGVQKGDRVAIYMPMIPETAIAMLACARIGAAHSVVFGGFSSDALATRIQDADARVVITADGGYRRGKPSALKPAVDEAVERAGIVEHVLVVRRTGQDVAWDDSRDKWWHEIVDGQSAEHTPEAFDAEHPLFILYTSGTTGKPKGILHTSGGYLTQTAYTHWAVFDLKPETDVFWCTADVGWVTGHSYIVYGPLTNGATQVMYEGTPDTPHQGRFWEIVQKYGVTILYTAPTAIRTFMKWGDDIPAKFDLSSLRVLGSVGEPINPEAWIWYRKNIGADTTPVVDTWWQTETGAMMITPLPGVTAAKPGSAQRPLPGISATVVDDEAREVPNGGGGYLVLTEPWPSMLRTIWGDDQRFIDTYWSRFEGKYFAGDGAKKDDDGDIWLLGRVDDVMLVSGHNISTTEVESALVSHPSVAEAAVVGAADETTGQAIVAFVILRGTTAESEGLVAELRNHVGATLGPIAKPKRILPVSELPKTRSGKIMRRLLRDVAENRQVGDVTTLADSTVMDLIQTKLPAAPSED, via the coding sequence GTGAGCAACGAATCCTTGGCCAACCTGCTCAAGGAAGAACGCAGGTTCGCACCCCCCGCCGACCTGGCCGCGAACGCCAACGTCACGGCGGAGGCGTACGAACAGGCCAAGGCTGACAGGCTCGGCTTCTGGGCCGAGCAGGCCCGCCGACTGACCTGGGCGAAGGAGCCGACCGAGACGCTGGACTGGTCGAACCCGCCGTTCGCCAAGTGGTTCGAGGACGGCACGCTGAACGTCGCCTACAACTGCGTGGACCGCCACGTGGAGGCGGGCAACGGCGACCGCGTCGCCATCCACTTCGAGGGCGAGTCCGGCGACAGCCGCGCCCTCACCTACGCCCAGCTCAAGGACGAGGTCTCCAAGGCCGCCAACGCCCTGCTGGAGCTGGGGGTGCAGAAGGGCGACCGGGTCGCGATCTACATGCCGATGATTCCCGAGACGGCGATCGCGATGCTGGCCTGTGCCCGCATCGGCGCCGCGCACTCGGTCGTCTTCGGCGGCTTCTCCTCGGACGCGCTGGCCACCCGCATCCAGGACGCCGACGCCCGCGTCGTCATCACCGCCGACGGCGGCTACCGGCGCGGCAAGCCGTCCGCGCTCAAGCCGGCCGTCGACGAGGCCGTCGAGCGCGCCGGGATCGTCGAGCACGTGCTCGTCGTCCGCCGCACCGGCCAGGACGTCGCCTGGGACGACTCCCGCGACAAGTGGTGGCACGAGATCGTCGACGGCCAGTCCGCCGAGCACACGCCCGAGGCGTTCGACGCCGAGCACCCGCTCTTCATCCTGTACACGTCCGGCACGACGGGTAAGCCCAAGGGCATCCTGCACACCTCCGGCGGCTACCTCACGCAGACGGCGTACACCCACTGGGCCGTCTTCGACCTCAAGCCGGAGACCGACGTCTTCTGGTGCACCGCCGACGTCGGCTGGGTCACCGGGCACTCGTACATCGTCTACGGCCCGCTCACCAACGGCGCCACACAGGTCATGTACGAGGGCACCCCGGACACCCCGCACCAGGGCCGCTTCTGGGAGATCGTGCAGAAGTACGGCGTGACGATCCTGTACACGGCGCCCACCGCGATCCGGACGTTCATGAAGTGGGGCGACGACATCCCCGCGAAGTTCGACCTGTCCTCGCTGCGCGTCCTCGGCTCGGTCGGCGAGCCGATCAACCCCGAGGCGTGGATCTGGTACCGCAAGAACATCGGCGCGGACACGACGCCGGTCGTCGACACCTGGTGGCAGACCGAGACCGGTGCGATGATGATCACACCGCTGCCGGGCGTCACGGCGGCCAAGCCGGGCTCCGCCCAGCGGCCGCTGCCCGGCATCTCCGCCACCGTCGTCGACGACGAGGCGCGCGAGGTGCCGAACGGCGGGGGCGGCTACCTGGTGCTCACCGAGCCGTGGCCGTCGATGCTGCGCACCATCTGGGGCGACGACCAGCGGTTCATCGACACGTACTGGTCGCGCTTCGAGGGCAAGTACTTCGCGGGCGACGGCGCCAAGAAGGACGACGACGGCGACATCTGGCTGCTCGGCCGCGTCGACGACGTGATGCTCGTCTCCGGCCACAACATCTCCACCACCGAGGTCGAGTCGGCCCTCGTCTCCCACCCGTCGGTCGCCGAGGCGGCCGTGGTCGGCGCGGCGGACGAGACGACCGGCCAGGCCATCGTGGCCTTCGTAATCCTGCGCGGCACCACCGCGGAGAGCGAGGGCCTGGTCGCCGAGCTGCGCAACCACGTCGGTGCCACCCTCGGCCCGATCGCCAAGCCCAAGCGGATCCTGCCGGTCTCGGAGCTGCCGAAGACACGCTCCGGCAAGATCATGCGGCGCCTGCTGCGAGACGTGGCGGAGAACCGCCAGGTCGGCGACGTCACGACGCTGGCGGACTCGACGGTCATGGACCTGATCCAGACGAAGCTCCCGGCCGCGCCCAGCGAGGACTGA
- a CDS encoding alpha/beta hydrolase: protein MTGSSTPSGQSPSPQRPNPTSVVRLGIPGGPEVTHRDVAANGARFHIAELGDGPLVLLLHGFPQFWWTWRHQLVALADAGFRAVAMDLRGVGGSDRTPRGYDPAGLALDITGVIRSLGEPDAALVGHDLGGYLAWTAAAMRPKLVRRLAVSSMPHPRRWRSAMLGDVRQSRAGSYIWGFQRPWVPERQLTVDDGALVGRLLHDWSGPRLLDDTAVTAYRRAMCIPSTAHCSVEPYRWLVRSLARPDGVQFYRRMKRPVRVPTLHLHGSLDPVMRTRSAAGSGQYVEAPYRWRLFDGLGHFPHEEDPVAFSTELINWLKDPEPDR from the coding sequence ATGACGGGCTCCAGCACACCTTCGGGGCAATCCCCCTCGCCGCAGCGCCCCAATCCCACCTCGGTGGTGCGCCTCGGCATCCCGGGCGGACCCGAGGTGACCCACCGGGACGTCGCGGCCAACGGCGCCCGCTTCCACATCGCCGAGCTGGGCGACGGACCGTTGGTGCTGCTGCTGCACGGCTTCCCGCAGTTCTGGTGGACCTGGCGGCACCAGCTGGTGGCGCTCGCCGACGCCGGTTTCCGCGCGGTCGCCATGGACCTGCGCGGCGTCGGAGGCAGCGACCGCACCCCGCGCGGTTACGACCCCGCGGGCCTCGCCCTCGACATCACCGGCGTGATCCGCTCCCTTGGCGAGCCGGACGCCGCGCTGGTCGGTCACGACCTCGGCGGCTACCTGGCCTGGACGGCGGCCGCGATGCGGCCCAAGCTCGTACGACGGCTCGCGGTGTCCTCGATGCCGCATCCCAGGCGCTGGCGCTCGGCCATGCTCGGGGACGTCCGCCAGAGCCGCGCGGGCTCCTACATCTGGGGTTTCCAGCGGCCCTGGGTGCCGGAGCGTCAACTGACCGTGGACGACGGCGCGCTGGTCGGCCGGCTGCTCCACGACTGGTCCGGGCCGCGGCTCCTGGACGACACGGCGGTGACGGCGTACCGGCGCGCCATGTGCATCCCCTCCACGGCGCACTGCTCGGTCGAGCCGTACCGCTGGCTGGTGCGCTCCCTGGCCCGTCCGGACGGCGTCCAGTTCTACCGCCGGATGAAGCGGCCGGTGCGCGTGCCGACCCTGCACCTGCACGGCTCCCTGGACCCCGTGATGCGGACACGGAGTGCGGCGGGGTCGGGGCAGTATGTCGAAGCGCCGTACCGCTGGCGGTTGTTCGACGGGCTCGGG
- a CDS encoding phage holin family protein: MSAPDGSPVGTERSIGQLFASATTEMSALVHDEIALAKAQLKQDVKRGATSGGAFSAAGLLLLFSLPMLSFALAYGIRTWSGWNMAVCFLLSFAANVLVAGLLALIGIVFAKKAKKGRGPQKVAASVKQSAGVLQNAKPHPRPELPADRSPEAIEAVARSSS; encoded by the coding sequence ATGAGCGCACCCGACGGCAGCCCGGTCGGCACCGAACGCAGCATCGGCCAGCTGTTCGCCTCGGCGACCACCGAAATGTCGGCGCTCGTGCACGACGAGATCGCGCTGGCGAAGGCGCAGCTGAAGCAGGACGTCAAGCGTGGGGCGACGAGCGGCGGCGCGTTCTCCGCCGCGGGCCTGCTCCTGCTCTTCTCCCTGCCGATGCTGAGCTTCGCGCTGGCCTACGGCATCCGGACCTGGAGCGGCTGGAACATGGCCGTCTGCTTCCTGCTGTCCTTCGCCGCGAACGTGCTGGTTGCGGGCCTCCTAGCGCTGATCGGCATCGTCTTCGCGAAGAAGGCCAAGAAGGGCCGCGGCCCGCAGAAGGTCGCCGCCTCGGTGAAGCAGTCGGCGGGCGTGCTCCAGAACGCCAAGCCGCACCCGCGCCCGGAACTGCCCGCCGACCGGTCCCCCGAAGCGATCGAGGCTGTGGCACGCTCGTCCTCATGA
- the nhaA gene encoding Na+/H+ antiporter NhaA, which produces MTAPRTPRKAFGRLSLPERTYIADALRTETVGGVLLLVAAIAALVWANIPALHDSYESVSHFHFGPAALGLNLSVAHWAADGLLAVFFFVAGIELKRELVAGDLKDPKAAALPVVAALCGMVVPAVVYTVTNTAGGGSLSGWAVPTATDIAFALAVLAVIGTSLPSALRAFLLTLAVVDDLFAILIIAVFFTDGLNFAALGGAVVGLVVFWLLLRKGVRGWYVYVPLGLVIWGLMYNSGVHATIAGVAMGLMLRCHTREGEEHSPGEHIEHLVRPLSAGLAVPLFALFSAGVAISGGALADVFTKPETLGVVLGLVVGKTLGIFGGTWLTSRFTRASLSDDLQWADVFAVATLAGIGFTVSLLIGELAFEDDAAMTDQVKAAVLTGSLIAAGLATVLLKIRNAKYRGMVAEEERDDDLSGVPDIYEEDDPAYHLRVAAVYERKAAEHRRIAGEMEAARLAEVAGGAGDEGDGPA; this is translated from the coding sequence GTGACCGCGCCCCGCACCCCCCGCAAAGCCTTCGGCCGGCTGTCCCTGCCGGAGCGCACCTACATCGCGGACGCGCTGCGCACCGAGACCGTCGGCGGTGTCCTGCTGCTCGTCGCCGCGATCGCCGCCCTGGTGTGGGCGAACATCCCGGCACTGCACGACAGCTACGAGAGCGTCAGCCACTTCCACTTCGGCCCCGCGGCCCTCGGCCTGAACCTGTCGGTCGCCCACTGGGCCGCCGACGGACTCCTCGCGGTCTTCTTCTTCGTCGCCGGCATCGAACTCAAACGCGAACTCGTCGCCGGTGACCTGAAGGACCCCAAGGCCGCCGCGCTCCCGGTGGTGGCGGCGCTGTGCGGCATGGTCGTACCGGCGGTCGTGTACACCGTCACCAACACCGCGGGCGGCGGCTCCCTGTCCGGCTGGGCCGTGCCGACCGCCACCGACATCGCCTTCGCGCTCGCCGTACTCGCCGTCATCGGCACGTCGCTGCCGAGCGCCCTGCGCGCCTTCCTCCTGACCCTCGCCGTCGTCGACGACCTGTTCGCCATCCTGATCATCGCGGTCTTCTTCACCGACGGCCTCAACTTCGCCGCGCTCGGCGGCGCGGTCGTCGGCCTCGTCGTCTTCTGGCTGCTGCTCCGCAAGGGCGTGCGCGGCTGGTACGTGTACGTCCCGCTCGGCCTGGTGATCTGGGGCCTGATGTACAACAGCGGCGTCCACGCCACCATCGCCGGTGTCGCGATGGGCCTGATGCTTCGCTGCCACACGCGCGAGGGCGAGGAGCACTCGCCCGGCGAGCACATCGAGCACCTGGTGCGCCCGCTGTCGGCGGGCCTGGCCGTGCCGCTGTTCGCCCTGTTCAGCGCGGGGGTGGCCATCTCCGGCGGGGCGCTGGCCGACGTGTTCACCAAGCCGGAGACCCTCGGCGTGGTGCTCGGGCTGGTCGTCGGCAAGACGCTGGGCATCTTCGGCGGCACCTGGCTGACCTCGCGCTTCACCAGGGCCTCGCTCAGCGACGACCTCCAGTGGGCGGACGTGTTCGCGGTGGCGACGCTGGCCGGTATCGGGTTCACCGTCTCGCTGCTCATCGGCGAGCTGGCGTTCGAGGACGACGCGGCAATGACCGACCAGGTCAAGGCCGCCGTCCTGACCGGCTCGCTGATCGCGGCGGGCCTGGCGACGGTGCTGCTGAAGATACGGAACGCGAAGTATCGGGGGATGGTCGCGGAGGAGGAGCGCGACGACGACCTCAGCGGTGTCCCCGACATCTACGAGGAGGACGACCCCGCGTACCACCTGCGGGTGGCCGCCGTCTACGAGAGGAAGGCCGCCGAGCACCGCCGGATCGCCGGGGAGATGGAGGCGGCACGGCTTGCCGAAGTGGCGGGCGGGGCAGGCGATGAGGGCGACGGTCCGGCATGA